A region of the Megalops cyprinoides isolate fMegCyp1 chromosome 21, fMegCyp1.pri, whole genome shotgun sequence genome:
TGTGGTGGACTTTCGGTGGGGGGACCAGACTGGATGTCGGCAGTAAGTACAGACCCAAGTTATTTTATGATTtgaaaaagctaaataaatgaagaccCATGTTTAGATAcctattaaaataataatgtcatatTGCAGGGaaaatatcatttcattatttcttcgTTCGAACGTGTTAAAGCTAATCTGTGGCTATTCTTATAGAAAAAGGCACGAATAATTAAAAGCACAATGTGCCTTCATTTGGCCGATCAGGAAGGTAAAATCGATATCCCTTCGCAAAGAAATGGCGTATTTGAAAAGGAACAAAGTTGTGGCAGGATAATCAGAGCAAATGGTAAAGTTGCCTCTTGTGCGAGAGGTTTTTGTACAGCGAGTGAATGAGTCTGTATCACTGTGGCTCACTTTCGGCGGCGGCACCAAACTGTCAGTTGGAAGTAAGTAACcgctctttttaaaaatcttccaCACATTCCTCGTCATTTATGAATAATGGAAACGTTATGTCGCTTTTTACGCCACTTATTGAGAGTTTTCAAATAGTCCAGTTGAATTTTTCGCATTTGCCATTGGGACGCTTCTAAAATGACTTTTCAgaaagtttatttcatttaacatatTATCTACTGCAACCGCAAAACTAATACAATTTCTGATACACTGACTTGAAAGACTTGTTTCTATTAACATACATTGACCATTCCAAAGTCGAAGTTTTCTATCTGTGTTGCTCGTATTGATTTGGATAAAAGAGGCGGTGAACGGACACTACCTGTATCTTCATCATCGTTTCGGTGAAGGGGATGATCGGAACTTTAGTTCCAGCAGCGCGCATGTTTCTATAGGCTGCAGGTGAAATCTGATTTTAGGGAACGGGACTTGTGAGGGCTTTAGTTTAGACGAACCCTCACTCTGGGGTTCGTTAAACTTATCTTTAACAATcaaatgcaagtgttactttttcatcTGCAAGGCTTTGCGATTTCCAGGATCgctcaaattaatttaaattgtatattattattacgactgaaaaaaagataaaactcGGATTGTTTAGCAAAAGTTGCTTGCCTGAACCAATGCGTTACGCGCCCgtattttacatttccattctACAGTATGAAAACTCTTTTCTCGCAAATATGAGTACATTTCTCTCGAAGTCAGGTGTTTGAAGGTATGCAGTcgaattattttacattttcacataagCGTTTCATACGTAATTGGCAGTTATAATATTCACTTGTGGCCGTTTgtattgtgaaaatattaaaatataatcagatgatttttttaaagcgCTTCCAACGGAGCACTGTCTATGAAAGGGAACTTTCTGAATTTCTGTTAATCTTGAACTGATTATGAAATTATGGTTTTTCATTGAAACACACCCAAATTAAGAACAACGATGGCTTTCTGTTGACAACTATTCATTcgtttcaatgtttttaaaacaaatgttttaaaaagataatttttttttataacgtTTATCATCTTTGAATCCTCAAAACAACCTTCGGCATTTTGATGCAGGAATAAGGATCTTGCAGGAATCTTTCATGTAACTATACAAGGTAttctaaaataattttcttaaCAGTATACTAATCATGTAATGGTAATCATATGACTGCACGTCTTACAACAATTTTGGTCCTGCTCCTGGGTGGAGTCTGTTTTTGAACAGGTAACAAGAGAAAAGTATATTCTGTTCAATTGTCATGTAAGTTTTGTTTGAGCAATAATAGTTTTGCGATTTGTTTACAGTTATTCCTTATGAACTATTGGGAAACAGTCGCATCAGGAGATTGACACGTGGGGGCTATGTTCTGTGTCTGACCTCAagtctctgctctgtctccaaGGTAACCGCCTCCCCACCCTCACGGTCCTGCCCCCCTCCAGCGTGGAGGTGAAGCAGGGAAAGGCCACACTCCTGTGCCTGGCCAACAAGGGCTTCCCGTCAGACTGGACACTGCGCTGGGAAGTGGACGGTAGCAGCAGGAGCTCAGGCGTGGCCGGGAGTGCCGGGGTCCTGGAGAAGGACGGCCTgtacagctggagcagctccCTGACTCTCAGTGCGGACGAGTGGGCGAAGGCGGGGTCTCTGACCTGCAAGGCCACTCAGGGCTCCCAGTCTCCGGTCACTCAGACGCTGAGGAGAGCCGATTGTTCTGAGTAGGCCTGGCGGAGGCCCAGCTCTCACTCTCTGATTCCACTGTTCTTACCCTGGTCTGCActcagcctctctcctgcttactgctacactgctgtgtcaCCGGCCTGGTGCTTCACCTCACCCTGTGTGTTAATCCATCCACCAGCCTGGGCTTTCAGCACTAACATCTAACATGCCTCTGCTTGTGTTCAACAAATAAATTTACTGATATTTAGTAATATTACTGATattaatgtgtgtttctgtgagtttttGCTTAAAAGTTGTTACATTAGCTTCACTGAGATAATAAAGACTCTTTCAATCATTACTGTtgtcctttttattattataaggTCAAGAGACATCTGTACTGAGTGGAATCTTGACTTTTCCCCTGTGTTAAAGCACATTATAACATTCCTGGCATTGTTAGCTAATTTACAATACACAATTATGTCAAAttcaataatgtaaaaacagaaacatgttgaTACAAATAATGGTTTAGAATCAAAAATGGATCAAATGAAatcatacagtatttaattttttagaTACTATCTATACCATGCAGTACCCTGTCACTGTAATGTATGAGTGTCCTCCTAAATCATGGGCAGCTGCTCAGttagcagtgtctgtgtgcagcagaTCCACAGCAGTATCAGATAGTGGGAAATCCTGAAATGGACCAGAGCAGAATtccactgctgcagtgtgtctctACTGACTCAAAACCCCTGTCTCTCAGGATTGGTACAAGAACAGTTTTGGAGCAGAGTTAGTGTTTCTCTGCTGAATACATGCtcagacagaaatgagagatAACTGACCCTGATTCAGTTAAAAAGCAGCAGTTTCCCCGGTGCTGGAGGCCCAAGGAGAAGAGCAGGAACATGTGCAGTGCGCtcagagcagctctgtgcagCAGGATGTGTGCTCAGCTCACACTAACCCCCTGGGGACGGGACCCACATCTGGCCACAGTGCTGCTCTATTCTGAGAGTCAGAAGCAGCCTTCCCCACCCTGCACATGCAAATCTGAGTTTCACCCCCagatcacagtttcacagcCCAAAATACACCgtgtctgcagcagctgtgtgctgctagcctcatgtttctgttgaaggtgcagagggggaggggctcgTTTCTGTAATGAAGATGAGAGGTTGAAGGGGGTGACTGCACAGCAGGTCTGTCTTTGCATGAGGCTCAGATTGGAGATTTCACAGCAGAGTGAACTCACACCCCTACACCTGCACTGAAGCACGCGGACACAACTTCCTCCGTTATTAACTATCATGCCATGTCTATagcaatacatttcatattgtatCAGATTTTAATGTGTCTGACATTATGAAAATCATCAAATatgtagaaaatgaaataaaaatggcatgGTTAAATTAAAAGTCTTCATTTTCAAGGAGTATGAGGCAATACAGGTGAGCAGAGAGTAAACAGTCTCTTCTAAACAGAGGCCTAACTGTATTTACATAGAGATACAGTGTTACCTAGAGTGAAAATGATCTATAATTATTTCATGCTGTatatttcaaagcaaaacaatcaTAGAAGGAAGATGGTCTCTCTTCCTTGCTTCTCAGTGTTTCAGTAATGATGtcatatattgcatatatattGCACTCTGCTGTAATGGAGAGTCTCACTTGTTCCTCAtaaaactgtttcatttttatatgtgtatcTGCCTTTACAAATTCACACTTTGTGAATATTTGAGCTCATGTCACTCAATTGCATCTGAACAGGTTAATTGTTAGTCAATTGTCAATTCCTTTGTCTTTGCTTGATTGGTCCTACCTGCCTGATTAAGAATAGTGAAATACAGGTATGTGAGCACAGACCGCTTCTTTTGAGTTTAGCTGTGTGCTTGGTTCCTCTTGTTAGTGGAGTTAGTGGAGTAATGGTGACCACAGACTGCAAGGGGTCCTCTAGTAGAACTGAGATATCCTCTGCTGTTCAGTGAACTCAGAGTTCCCTGCTGATGGTTCTCCCTTGTGAGCAGTAATGCTGATGCATGTGGCTCCTGTGATGTTGTGCTACAGAAGTGTGTGGTTCAGCAGTGGCAGCTCTGCTGTGGGTTCTGTATATGAAGCAGAGCAGCTCTTCAGCTCAGAGAGGTTTATGCACAGGCTGCAGCTCtgtgtcgccccctgcaggcctgcTGTTAGTAACAGTGTCTCAggtcagtgccccccccccccccccagcacctgcagtctgactgagggaggtttttgtacagggCTGTAACACTGTGTAACCCACTATAACTCTGCTGACAGTAATAATCGCCTGCGTCTTCAGCTTGGACTCCAGTAATTTTCAGTGTAAACTGAGTCCCAGATCCACTCCCACTGAAACGATCAGGAATCCCAGACTGGCGACTGGTAGCATCATAAATCAGAAGTTTAGGAGCCTGaccaggtttctgcaggtaccagtgGAGGTAGTCATCAACATCCTCACTGGCTGTACAGCTGATAGAGACAGTGCCTCCCTGCTGAACAGAATGAGTTGCTGGAGACTGAGTCAGAACTACATCTGCTGCTgactctgaaaaacaaaacaaagaaaaagatattatatgaaaaagacatttcaccacatgaaaaaaatgatatatactgtacatatgaaaTTGTTGTGACAGTAACtgaatctgaataaaataatgtcattaataTCACAAGTTATATCACCTTACCCTGTGCAATGGGTGCCATCACTAACCACAGTAGAAAGAGCGACATCATCATTGAGCTGCCTGAGTCAGTGTATCTGAAAGGGTTGAACAGATACTGATCAGCACTGGGGCTCTTAAAGAGTTTGGAGCGGTGAGGCAGAGTAGGTATACACAGCCCCTTCCTCTATGCAAAACCTGAAGCAGAGGCACTTGGAGGGGGAAACAGCAAAAGTGTTTTTGAGGGCTGGGATAATTACACTGTAGGGCCACTGCAATGCAGACATGATGCCATAAAACATGCTTATATATAAACCGGTCACAGCACTGGAAACCTTTACAAGTAAATTCATGATAAATCAAATGTACTTTAAGCATTAAAAGATATATTCATTCAGGCACATTCATAATTTATTCTAATtggtaccttgcctggccaacctttggaactttgtcatgcagtacttctaatattgtggctctgtatggtttttcgcttgtgttgtattgtacctcacttgtaatCACTTTCATTGGCCTCAacctttgaatttcattttgtaagAAAGCTTTTTTTGAAATCATCTCACTATACATGGATGAATAAGAAACCTGACATACATCTCAGTAAGGATTTACAGTTTTCTGTTGTATGGcaatgttcttatttttatttttaaatgtaaaaagtattgtgaatgtgttttacgTTCGAGGGGTAAATTTAAGGATTTGTGGTTTCCATTATGTGGTAGTATGTAGTAAGATTTCATAGTTCTTTGCAGAATGTGATGTTGGTTGATGTTCAGTAGTTTCTTTGTTCTTGAGGTGGGGTAAAGTGCTCTTTGGTTTTTTGCGGTACCCTGTGCTAAGTCTGTGATTTAGTACTTTTAAGGTGAAAAAATTCTTTAAACTTGGGTGGGATGAAATTGACGGCAGGGTTTTGAATTTCCCCCAGCTATTTAGGAATGTTATGTACATGAAGGACATTATATGATATACACAATTGggtaaactgacaaaaaaaaaatcttctatGAAGTCATTGCATTGAAACCCCAACCTTCAAATGTCATCCAACAGGGAATCATTAAGAACATTCTGGATGTCttgccattcattttctgtgtctgtgtatcagGTTAGAAGGTATGTGACAGTTATTACTGAACCATTTAAGCTCAGTGTGGTAGAGCAGACTTCCTCAGTGTCGCAGGTCAGTGCCTCCACCATTTGagtccagctgcagcagtgcagtcactgtgcagcctgactgagggaggtttttgtacgactctctaacactgtgtgaacacatatGTACTACTGATGTAGTGGTAGCTCTGACAGTAATAAACTCCTGcgtcttcagcctggactcctGTGATTTTCAGTGTATACTGAGTCCCAGATCCACTCCCACTGAAACGATCAGGAATCCCAGACTGGCGACTGGTAGCATCATAAATCAGAAGTTTAGGAGCCTGaccaggtttctgcaggtaccagtgGAGGTAACTATAAGCATTTTGACTAGCTGTACAGCTGATAGAGACAGTGCCTCCCTGCTGAACAGAATGAGTTGCTGGAGTTTGAGTCAGAACTACATCTGCTGCTGATTCTGAAAAACGAAAACAAGGAAACATGTTAattcaaaaagcattttcatctcagaaaaaaaatgtactgtacatattaaaTTGTTGTGGCAATAACtgaatctgaataaaataacagcacCAAAGATATTTCCCATATCACAAATTAGACCACCTTACCCTGAGCAATGAGTGCCATCACCACCCACAGTAGAACGAGCGACATCATCATTGAGCTGTCTGAGTCAGTGTGTCTGAAATTGCTGAACAGACAATGATCAGCACTGGGGCTCTTAAAGAGTTTGGAGCGGTGAGGCAGAGTAGGTATGCACAGCCCCTTCCTCTATGCAAAacctgaagcagagagaggcactTGGAGGTGGAAACAGCAAAAGTGTTTTTGAGGGCTGGGATAATTACACTGTAGGGCCACTGCAATGCAGACATGATGCCATAAAACATGCTTATATATAAACTGGTCACAGCACTGGAAACCTTTACAAGTAAATTCATGATAAATCAAATGTACTTTAAGCATTAAAAGATATATTCATTCAGGCACATTCATAATTTATTCTAATtggtaccttgcctggccaacctttggaactttgtcatgcagtacttctaatattgtggctctgtatggtttttcgcttgtgttgtattgtacctcacttgtaatCACTTTCATTGGCCTCAacctttgaatttcattttgtaagaaagcttttttttagaAATCATCTCACTATACATGGATGAATAAGAAACCTGACATACATCTCAGTAAGGATTTACAGTTTTCTGTTGTATGGcaatgttcttatttttatttttaaatgtaaaaagtattgtgaatgtgttttacgTTTGAGGGGTAAATTTAAGGATTTGTGGTTTCCATTATGTGGTAGTATGTAGCAAGATTTCATAGTTCTTTGCAGAATGTGATGTTGGTTGATGTTCAGTAGTTTCTTTGTTCTTGAGGTGGGGTAAAGTGCTCTTTGGTTGTTTGTGGTACCCTGTGCTAAGTCTGTGATTTAGTACTTTTAAGGTGAAAAAATTCTTTAAACTTGGGTGTGATGAAATTGACGCCAGGGTTTTGAATTTCCCCCAGCTATTTAGGAATGTTATATACACGAAGGACATTATATGATATACACAATTGggtaaactgacaaaaaaaaaatcttctatGAAGTCATTGCATTGAAACCCCAACCTTCAAATGTCATCCAACAGGGAATCATTAAGAACATTCTGGATGTCttgccattcattttctgtgtctgtgtatcagGTTAGAAGGTATGTGACAGTTATTACTGAACCATTAAAGCTCAGTGTGGTAGAGAAGACTTCCTCAGTGTCGCAGATCAGTGCCTCTACCATTTGagtccagctgcagcagtgcagtcactgtgcagtctgactgagggaggtttttgtacgaCTCTTTAACACTGTGTAAACACATCACCACTGTGGTAACTCTGACAGTaataatctcctgcatcttcagcctggacattactgatggtcagagtgaaatCAATCCCATTTCCTCtcccactgccactgaatctaGAGGACACTCCTGAGTCTCTGTTTGATGTCAGGTAAATCAGGAGTTTAGGTACTTCTCCAGATCTCTGCTGGTACCAGGCAAGAAAGTACTGAGAGCCACTATATTGCAGAACTGTTGTACTGGCCTTACAGTCAATGGAGACTGATTGACCAGTCTGAACTGACTTGGCTGCAGACTGAGTCAGAACAACCTGCCCCCAAGACcctgaagagaaagagagaataatTGTAGCCATAACAACTTGATAAGCATGCTGAGAAGTAATAGTGAAAAAAGAATATATGCAAACGGGTACCAgtaattgtttttatattgaCATGAACTCTTCTTAGGCATACCCTATGAAAGTtagaaaatttaaaatattgctcTCACCCTGACTGCAGTAGAAAAGTGtccagatgaagatggtgataaaatTCATTGCTGCTCTGGGCTCTCTTGTCATGAcagacagctctcagtcatgaagtaTTAAACTCACAGGattataaacactcccagagcactgaagcatgtgctgccaatgcaaagtgtcctctctatgcaaatgctcttcctgggtACAGCAGACACTTGCAGCCCAGCAGTGCTGTGGACTGAGACATATTTAGATTACAAAACAATCaatttttggcatttttccACCTATCAAAAGGATACTTATGTCACCACTGCCCTATTGGTACTGAGGGCTCACCTACTCTCCAGACACCTTTGACCTGGtaaacacagaggagcaggagatgCAAGATGTTCCTGGTATTACTGTCAGTAGAACTGCAGTTCTGAATATAAAATTTGTCACATAAAAATGGCTTGCACCAAGTGAGGTGTCCACAACTGCCCCACTGGCACTGACACCCACACTACTGCCTAATTGGTAAGGAAGTCTCCATGGCTACCTCCACTATTCCACTACTATCTTGTTGTGAACTGGGAAAGAGGACAGGAAGTATGGTTCACTTGGAGTATTGCCAGTagaaatgcagtgaaaaaaaaaacccacacacctCCCCTCTTGCTGCAGTACATGTACTATGTATTTGAGGGTATGATAGATATATCTGCTAATCATAGTGCCCTCTGATTAGGTTTGAgctcatgtgtgaaaatgctaTGCTTTCTCCACACCTTTCACACATCCACCTGTGCAGAAGTTAAGACTTGCTCTAAAGTTAACTTCAGACTGACATGACAGTGGAAGTCCCCATATGGTCAATCCATTCCCCACACTCCATGAGCAAGTAGTTGCTTCACCTGGTTGCATCCCTACAGACCCACACTAGCCATGCAATGGGAAGATGTCACTAAAACTGCTAGAACAGGATGTTGTTCATGCTTAGACATGTCAAGCTCACCATGGCAAACATGCCAAAGGGGGGCCAAGCAGCTGCACCATGAACAGCCATGTGCCGCTATCATTAGGGCAACCCTTCAGGTGAGGGGAAGCATTGAAGCACAGAGCAATCCATGGCCATACTGAGCATGGCAGGGGGCTACCATCTGGTTGCTCTGCACCCCCCAAGTCATGCAACCCACAGCAAAGTAGAAATGTGACCACCAGTACCATGGAGACTCATGCAAGAGGGCTGAAGTTGTAGCACATTTTATTGATCATTTATACAGATAGTTTGTGTTTCCTCAGTAGTACAgtcagcacagtcacacagaccaGACCAGCTACAGCCACCACTCCAGCCAGGACCACAACCTCTGGGGAAGCAGCTGAGGAATGAGCGAGAGATCATGTTATGTACAGGATTCAATAGCAGTCCACTCCCTAGTGGAAAAAGCTTAGCCTGTGACATGGGCAGTTCCTACAATGACACCCAGATAGTTACCTGCTGCTTCATGATCCTTGGCTTCCAGTGGTGACATCTGGAATTCAGGCTCTGCTTCTTGGGCAGACTGGACAATGATGGGGCCAAGGGTTGCATCACCTTCACCCTGCAGTGCTGGAAGGAGCAGGAACATGTCTACACAGCTTACCATGATTAGGTTATAGCGTAGCAGCTGTTAGCCAAGAGGCATAGCATACCTGCACCAGCGTCCACACTCCTCCCCTTCCTGAAGCCACAGCTTGCAtcacagcagccacacacctggTCATTCCCACCTGCAGCCATCCACCTAGCAGAGGAACAGGTTACTGCTGCCATTCTGAACTAGTGTGTACCATTTCCACCAGTGGCAAGCCTACCTGTTGgctgcagtggaaaaggagCAAGCCTTGTACTGCGAGTCAGTTGTAGCAGAAGCTGCTGTGGCTTTCAGATGGCAAATAATGTATACCTGCAGACAAGCAGCCAGGTCAGGAAGAGGGGTCAGTAAAAGCTGGCTGCATTAATTCCATTTCAATGCTGCAACATTACTGCTGCTTGTTCTACTCACTGAACTTCTGCTGTCCTGGAAGAACCTGAAGGCATCTAGCTGAATCTTCAGCTTGTCATCCTGGACCCTGGGCAGGAACTTGGAGCGGGAGTCCGTCAGCTTGGCATCCATCAGGCACCTGAAGAGCCAATACTGCAGTTCACAGCTCTTACGTAGGGCAGGGTATTCATGCAGCACAAACCACTTACCCATGGTTCTCAATGAAGGCATATCTGGGGACTGCATTCAGATCAGGGACTAGGGTGGCAACACAGCTGTCAGCAAAGACACGGAGGGGCACGTGGTTGGCCTGGACCACAGAGGCTTCGATGTTCATGGTGTCTCCCAGGAAGAACACGTTGGATGTCCTCTCAGCTTGCCAGTCATCTGCAGACAGCTGTGTTGGTCATTACAGCACCACAGTCAGTGAGGGTCATGGGCAGTCCTGCTTACCAGTCATGAGCCTCAGGGAGAAGACCAGGACATCCTCAGCAGACATGGTAGAGCGGTAAGGGATCCAGGTTGGCTGCAGGGCATTGCTGCTGACATTGTGCAGCCTGGCAGGGGAAGGTGAGAATAGCCAAATTATTTCTATTGCAGATTCAGAGTAGAACAGAGCCATTGTTACAAAATGTGCAAGCAGTTTCTGGTTGTTGGGGCACAGGACTCCCAAGAGACATTCCCAGTGCCACCAAGGCCCATCACATCACTTTCCAGATCTGAAGTTAGCAAGCAGACAGAAACATGCAGCCCAGAGTAGAGGGTTAAATTAGCTTCATTGGAATTAGTGATGGCATGCCTGCTTTCCATCATGCAAGCATGGCAGCTGCAGTTACACCTCAGGAATTCAATCCATTGTGTCCCTCCTGTACATTACTAGCAATTATTCTCACCTCATATAATGGCACTGGATACCAACCACAGCTTCATTAGTCCTTACAATGGGAGTATCACCCAATGCTTTGGGTTGGTAGTTGAGGTCAAAGCCATAGATGAGGGAGTCCTCAGTCATCTGTGGACAAGAACATCCAAGTGGTTACAATGCGGTGTCTACACATGCAAGGATTACTGGAGTTGACTGCAGAATGAAAATCAGTGTACCGTCAGTGTGCTGCCACACCCCTGAAGCTCCGTCTCAAACACCACCACTGAAGCAGTGCTGTCCAGGCCAGTGGAACCACAGCCTCCCAGGGTGAGGTCAGCTGGGTCGATCAGCTGGCCAATACCAAACAGGTCCATAGCCACTCGCACCTGGACAGAGCTCTCACCACAATACACGGTTACAACATCATGTCTCAAAGCTGATGGGGCCTGCACTTCAGCCTTGGCAGGCAAGGCAACAGCTGGGGTGGGAACTGCCGGCCGAGGGGCCACGCCCGAGACGCCCGCCGGCCGAGGGGCCACGCCCGAGACGCCCGCCGGCCGAGGGGCCACGCCCGAGACGCCCGCCGGCCGAGGGGCCACGCCCGAGACGCCCGCCGGCCGAGGGGCCACGCCCGAGACGCCCGCCGGCCGAGGGGCCACGCCCGAGACGCCCGCCGGCCGCATAGCCGAATGGGGTGGCATTACATTGGCAGCTCGAGGTGGTGTAACCGCTGCTGGGTGGGTCGGCATCGTGATCAATGGGCGGGCTGGGGTTGGGGCTCCTGGGTACACCGACGCGCCAACTGCAGGCCGAGTCAGGGCTGGATTCTGCGAGTGAGCTGGAGGTGCTTGAGCTTGTGAATGCTGAAACCCTGCCAACCCCTGAGCATCACATAAACATCCAAACAAAAGGAGCCCCACAAAGCCAACCATTACCCCATTTAGCCCCATAATCAAGGAAACTCTCctaccacaaaaacacacaatagcCACACCCTCCCGGCAGCGCCACTTTTATACCCTCCTGAATGGACTTGATTGCACCAGACTCCGCCCTCCACCTGATTTCTCTAATCATTCTCCAGCCCTACAGCATTAATCAACAGTTCTGCCTCTTGTAATTCATATACATAATTAAATAGCTTGTGTCTGTGAATTGAAGCAAGCAGCTGGCCTTATTTTAGTGCAGGCGCTGTCCATATTAACtggtattatttcatttagacAAGCAGACGTGCACACTAACAAATACACGGGTGTATTCACATAATAGTCTTCTTTAATTTCAACAAGCACGTGAGACAATAATCAACCGGCCAATAAGACCAAGAGCGTCTAAATTTATCGCAATTTAATCGCAAAGTATCCGAGAATTTGCCGTTCAGTCGTAAGAAACCCAGTCATATTCGATTACATATCTCATTCCCATTCCATGGCCCGATACCTGTTTGAATCGCAAGTTTGGAATAAACTAATGAATTGTATCCATGTATTTTTGCCAGATGCGTTTGTGCAAGCATTATTAATTACAACATAGAATACAAAGTGTAAAACTTATTATATTCTCTTTACTGTAGAAAGAGCTAGATCGTTATAAAAACAAGTCGTCTAATGCCATTAATATTAATCCGCATTTTGTTGACCTGCACAATACGAATCAATTATTGCTCATCAGTTCATCCGGGATAAAACTGCAATgcaatacaaatgcaaaatgcaatgcaaaatgcaatcCAATTCAATTAACAAAAACACCTCTATCCACCGGCTCTGTACACACTCTTAAAACGCATGTGTTAGAAATCAGTGATGATTGATTTCTAACACATTCATGCAATGATGTTTTCACCAAATATTGTGTTGAATTTCAGCAATTATCTGGGTGGAAAAGTACACAGACGTTCTACACAacattgtgtaaataaattGGCCAATCAAATCACCAGATCAGCCacagcccctccctcacctcagTTTGACATGACTTAAGAAGAGCAAAGGTAGGCCTACTTCTACACTGCCAACAATAAACGgtaagatgtaaaaaaaaaaaaggttactgAGGCCTCCACTACTTTCCACTGATGCCTTTGAACTTGTAAGGACAGAGGGGCAGGAGATGCAGGATGTCCCTAATATTACTGTCAGTACAAGTACAGTGTAATTCTTGCTCACGAAAGTAACttccctgtgctgtttcagtgatgtGGGTCACCCCAGTCCTCTTCATCCAACGAATGTccaagtatgtatgtgtggaaaGGGACCTCCCATAATGCTGTGATCCTTGTGTTGTGATGTCAGTTTtcgtttgttgtttttgtgaatttgaGGATATAACTGTGAATATATACATCTGCCAATCAGAAAGTGCCCTGTGA
Encoded here:
- the LOC118796504 gene encoding zona pellucida sperm-binding protein 3-like; translated protein: MDLFGIGQLIDPADLTLGGCGSTGLDSTASVVVFETELQGCGSTLTMTEDSLIYGFDLNYQPKALGDTPIVRTNEAVVGIQCHYMRLHNVSSNALQPTWIPYRSTMSAEDVLVFSLRLMTDDWQAERTSNVFFLGDTMNIEASVVQANHVPLRVFADSCVATLVPDLNAVPRYAFIENHGCLMDAKLTDSRSKFLPRVQDDKLKIQLDAFRFFQDSRSSVYIICHLKATAASATTDSQYKACSFSTAANRWMAAGGNDQVCGCCDASCGFRKGRSVDAALQGEGDATLGPIIVQSAQEAEPEFQMSPLEAKDHEAAAASPEVVVLAGVVAVAGLVCVTVLTVLLRKHKLSV